A single Caretta caretta isolate rCarCar2 chromosome 2, rCarCar1.hap1, whole genome shotgun sequence DNA region contains:
- the RRM2B gene encoding ribonucleoside-diphosphate reductase subunit M2 B isoform X1: MGERRGRAPPQEAVGPERGFPSDAIENDFKPNEEPLLRKNPRRFVIFPLQYPDIWNMYKKAQASFWTAEEVDLSKDFPHWNKLKSEEKYFISHVLAFFAASDGIVNENLVERFSQEVQIPEARCFYGFQILIENVHSEMYSLLIDTYIKNPKKREFLFNAIETMPCVKKKADWALRWIADRDSTFGERVVAFAAVEGIFFSGSFAAIFWLKKRGLMPGLTFSNELISRDEGLHCDFACLIFNYLVNKPSEERVKEIIVNAVEIEQEFLTEALPVGLIGMNCTLMKRYIEFVADRLLTELGFPKVFQAENPFDFMENISLEGKTNFFEKRVSEYQRFAVMAETTDNVFTLDADF; this comes from the exons GGTTTCCCTTCAGATGCTATTGAAAATGACTTTAAACCAAATGAAGAGCCTCTTCTCAGAAAAAATCCTCGTAGATTTGTCATCTTCCCACTCCAATACCCAGATATATGGAACATGTATAAAAAGGCACAGGCTTCCTTCTGGACAGCAGAAGAG GTTGATTTATCAAAGGACTTTCCTCACTGGAACAAGCTGaaatcagaagaaaaatacttCATCTCTCATGTCCTGGCTTTTTTTGCAGCCAGCGATGGAATTGTAAATGAAAATTTG GTGGAGCGATTCAGCCAGGAAGTGCAAATCCCAGAGGCTCGCTGTTTCTATGGATTTCAGATTCTAATTGAGAATGTTCACTCAGAGATGTACAGTTTGCTAATAGACACGTACATCAAAAATCCCAAGAAACG AGAATTTTTATTTAATGCAATTGAAACAATGCCTTGTGTCAAGAAGAAAGCAGATTGGGCCCTGAGGTGGATAGCAGACAGAGACTCAACTTTTG GGGAGAGAGTGGTTGCCTTTGCTGCCGTGGAAGGGATCTTCTTCTCAGGTTCTTTTGCTGCTATATTTTGGCTGAAGAAGAGGGGTCTGATGCCTGGACTGACATTCTCCAATGAGCTCATTAGCCGAGATGAG GGTCTGCACTGTGACTTTGCTTGtctaatatttaattatttagtgAACAAGCCTTCAGAAGAGAGGGTCAAGGAGATTATTGTTAATGCAGTTGAAATTGAGCAG GAGTTTTTAACAGAGGCTTTACCAGTAGGGCTGATTGGAATGAATTGCACTTTGATGAAACGGTACATTGAATTTGTGGCAGACCGGTTACTTACAGAACTTGGGTTCCCTAAG GTCTTTCAAGCAGAAAACCCTTTTGATTTCATGGAGAATATTTCACTGGAAGGAAAAACGAATTTCTTTGAGAAGcgggtttcagagtatcagcgcTTTGCAGTTATGGCAGAAACAACGGACAATGTTTTCACTCTGGATGCAGATTTCTAA
- the RRM2B gene encoding ribonucleoside-diphosphate reductase subunit M2 B isoform X2: MYKKAQASFWTAEEVDLSKDFPHWNKLKSEEKYFISHVLAFFAASDGIVNENLVERFSQEVQIPEARCFYGFQILIENVHSEMYSLLIDTYIKNPKKREFLFNAIETMPCVKKKADWALRWIADRDSTFGERVVAFAAVEGIFFSGSFAAIFWLKKRGLMPGLTFSNELISRDEGLHCDFACLIFNYLVNKPSEERVKEIIVNAVEIEQEFLTEALPVGLIGMNCTLMKRYIEFVADRLLTELGFPKVFQAENPFDFMENISLEGKTNFFEKRVSEYQRFAVMAETTDNVFTLDADF, translated from the exons ATGTATAAAAAGGCACAGGCTTCCTTCTGGACAGCAGAAGAG GTTGATTTATCAAAGGACTTTCCTCACTGGAACAAGCTGaaatcagaagaaaaatacttCATCTCTCATGTCCTGGCTTTTTTTGCAGCCAGCGATGGAATTGTAAATGAAAATTTG GTGGAGCGATTCAGCCAGGAAGTGCAAATCCCAGAGGCTCGCTGTTTCTATGGATTTCAGATTCTAATTGAGAATGTTCACTCAGAGATGTACAGTTTGCTAATAGACACGTACATCAAAAATCCCAAGAAACG AGAATTTTTATTTAATGCAATTGAAACAATGCCTTGTGTCAAGAAGAAAGCAGATTGGGCCCTGAGGTGGATAGCAGACAGAGACTCAACTTTTG GGGAGAGAGTGGTTGCCTTTGCTGCCGTGGAAGGGATCTTCTTCTCAGGTTCTTTTGCTGCTATATTTTGGCTGAAGAAGAGGGGTCTGATGCCTGGACTGACATTCTCCAATGAGCTCATTAGCCGAGATGAG GGTCTGCACTGTGACTTTGCTTGtctaatatttaattatttagtgAACAAGCCTTCAGAAGAGAGGGTCAAGGAGATTATTGTTAATGCAGTTGAAATTGAGCAG GAGTTTTTAACAGAGGCTTTACCAGTAGGGCTGATTGGAATGAATTGCACTTTGATGAAACGGTACATTGAATTTGTGGCAGACCGGTTACTTACAGAACTTGGGTTCCCTAAG GTCTTTCAAGCAGAAAACCCTTTTGATTTCATGGAGAATATTTCACTGGAAGGAAAAACGAATTTCTTTGAGAAGcgggtttcagagtatcagcgcTTTGCAGTTATGGCAGAAACAACGGACAATGTTTTCACTCTGGATGCAGATTTCTAA